The following coding sequences are from one Dreissena polymorpha isolate Duluth1 chromosome 8, UMN_Dpol_1.0, whole genome shotgun sequence window:
- the LOC127841978 gene encoding HAUS augmin-like complex subunit 8 isoform X3, with the protein MSEPRSHYPRPSEVLWVDASRRTLNPDVSEVDIRIGVDASPVKIVCHSPSRINHTRQNHGKSTPSHADVENMKIQSHKKSIIIKEKVAGKYEDDHIDPYTAVQSVPMSPNFSTSDRKVLQSLPSNISQPNFSDSGGSDVLYVDHHEHDKMSVRSEDDSVSLKDNKDVVVTNHKLKIGDRTPGSAKKIKGPETAKKKKPGRVIPSRFMQAMETKVKTSLSSRMEKTSTDSTKGSRSLDMPQSTRKVARNPRPASSSSASASKKEKETRRPSTPENQSMASSTGGKTSTPTMDCSNFTHEMDIDASAIHPEASILAGGHGVSNQGRTRSRLQHDLADDLLGQSIVSNVSIYHQSTVSSKPKQKKDAKSAQKAIDLQYMFSQQWAFLEAKAKQTLHEQEQQAMAQIYGVYEEVEKLRKEKTEKDKYLARLQHTNNTDHMAEVQRQCLGPVVNSLPELQKQYSNLAYALDTTRHQIPMTEVYVPDNKEQFEAKLEAHLLESERLLGEISSITRQDVPNIVSMGTALSTMEQSVETMKNELKKSEELLAAVETLTIQECSLRVQSIQTLELT; encoded by the exons ATGTCTGAGCCGAGGTCACACTATCCGAGGCCTTCAGAGGTTCTGTGGGTGGATGCTTCAAGGCGGACTTTGAATCCAGACGTGTCAGAGGTCGACATTCGTATTGGTGTGGACGCCTCCCCTGTAAAGATTGTCTGTCACTCCCCCTCCCGCATAAATCATACAAG ACAGAATCATGGGAAAAGCACACCATCTCATGCAGATGTGGAAAACATGAAAATACAGTCCCACAAAAAATCCATTATAATCAAAGAAAAAGTAGCAGGTAAATATGAAG ATGATCATATAGACCCATACACAGCTGTCCAGTCTGTACCCATGTCCCCCAACTTCAGTACCAGTGACAGGAAAGTGCTCCAATCTCTGCCCTCCAATATCTCCCAGCCCAACTTCAGTGACTCGGGTGGCTCTGATGTGTTGTATGTTGACCACCATGAACATGATAAGATGTCTGTACGAAGCGAGGATGACTCGGTGTCGTTGAAAGACAATAAAGATGTGGTGGTCACCAACCATAAGTTAAAAATTGGGGACAG AACACCGGGTTCagcaaaaaaaataaaaggaCCAGAGACAGCCAAGAAAAAGAAACCAG GCCGTGTAATACCGTCCCGTTTTATGCAGGCCATGGAAACCAAAGTAAAGACATCACTCTCATCCAGGATGGAAAAG ACATCAACAGATTCCACCAAAGGATCCAGAAGTTTGGACATGCCCCAATCCACCCGTAAAGTTGCTCGCAATCCACGACCAGCATCCTCCTCCTCTGCGTCAGCCAGTAAGAAGGAGAAAGAGACGAGGCGACCTTCCACACCAGAAAATCAGTCCATGGCGTCGTCCACGGGAGGTAAAACCTCCACCCCAACAATGGACTGCTCCAATTTTACTCATGAAATGGACATTGATGCCTCGGCTATACACCCTGAAGCGTCAATTCTTGCAG GTGGACACGGGGTCTCCAATCAAGGTCGTACAAGGTCAAGATTACAACATGACCTTGCGGATGACCTTTTGGGTCAGTCCATTGTCTCCAACGTATCAATATACCATCAGTCAACTGTCTCATCAAAGCCAAAACAG AAAAAGGATGCAAAAAGTGCACAGAAAGCGATAGACCTTCAATACATGTTTTCTCAACAGTGGGCCTTCCTAGAAGCAAAGGCCAAACAAACCTTGCATGAGCAGGAGCAACAAGCTATG GCTCAAATATACGGTGTGTACGAGGAAGTAGAAAAGTTGCGTAAAGAAAAAACAGAAAAAGATAAATACCTTGCCAGGCTCCAGCATACTAATAACACGGATCACATGGCTGAAGTGCAG CGTCAGTGCTTGGGCCCCGTTGTGAACAGTCTGCCCGAACTTCAGAAGCAGTACAGCAACCTGGCGTATGCACTGGACACCACGCGACATCAGATACCAATGACAGAGGTCTACGTGCCAGACAACAAAGAACAGTTTGAAG CCAAACTGGAAGCCCATCTGCTGGAGAGCGAGCGCCTGCTGGGAGAAATCTCGTCCATTACTCGGCAGGACGTGCCCAACATAGTGAGCATGGGTACTGCCCTGTCAACCATGGAACAGTCCGTAGAAACCATGAAAAACGAACTGAAAAA GAGTGAGGAGTTGCTAGCGGCGGTGGAAACTTTGACGATACAGGAGTGTTCTTTGCGGGTTCAGTCCATCCAAACACTGGAACTAACCTGA